Below is a window of Pochonia chlamydosporia 170 chromosome 7, whole genome shotgun sequence DNA.
GTCAACCTCGTTCTGGACAAATATGGACGGCCACCAATGCCTTGGTCCATCAAGGCAAAACTCCAAGGCCGCCCTGGCCCAGAAGCAAACAAGATATTCTCCGACTGGGCGCAGTTGCCCATCACTAAAGAGGAATACGCCGCTCAGCTGTCTGTGTTTCAGCGTCAAATGTTTCCAACTGCCAAGCCGCTTCCAGGCGTAGTCGACCTACTCACTCAGCTCTCCCACCAGGACACCAAGAACGTCCACATTGCGCTCGCGACAAGTTCTCATGCCGGCAACTACGCCCTCAAGACTACCCACCTGAAGGACCTGATGTCTGTCTTCCCGAATAACCGTCGCGTGCTCGGTGATGACACCAGGCTTCAGCCCGGCCGAGGAAAGCCACTGCCGGACATTTTCTTACTCGCCTTAAAGACTATCAACGACTCTCTCCCCGCTGGCGAGAAGCCCATTACACCAGAAGAATGCCTTGTGTTTGAAGACTCTGTTCCGGGCGTTGAATCCGGCCGCAGAGCTGGCATGAGAGTCATTTGGGTTCCACacaagaagctcaaagaaGAGGTTGCTGGTAGAGAGGCAGAAATCCTGGCTGGCCGTGCTGGCGAGGCTGGCGAGGTGGATATGCACCAAGTCGGTCAGATTGGGGACGGATGGGCGGAGGAATTGTCTACTCTTGAGGCATTCCCATTTGAGAAGTATGGTATTGTTGTACCTCCTCCTGGAAAGACGGCGTAATATGCCTAAAGAAATTTGGTTTGCTTGTGACATAGACTATTGAATAAAGGATTATTTGATGACGCGATGCGTTGGAATAACTATCACTAAACATAGTATTTGACTTGAACGTTCACGAGCCAATTGTCCTGTTCTTCACACATGTCCATTGTGGCCTGGCGTTGTGTATGCTGAGACATTTATGACGACGCT
It encodes the following:
- a CDS encoding HAD-like domain-containing protein (similar to Metarhizium robertsii ARSEF 23 XP_007818964.1), with amino-acid sequence MAPRTDFPPVRACLFDMDGLLLDTEDLYTLCVNLVLDKYGRPPMPWSIKAKLQGRPGPEANKIFSDWAQLPITKEEYAAQLSVFQRQMFPTAKPLPGVVDLLTQLSHQDTKNVHIALATSSHAGNYALKTTHLKDLMSVFPNNRRVLGDDTRLQPGRGKPLPDIFLLALKTINDSLPAGEKPITPEECLVFEDSVPGVESGRRAGMRVIWVPHKKLKEEVAGREAEILAGRAGEAGEVDMHQVGQIGDGWAEELSTLEAFPFEKYGIVVPPPGKTA